The Exiguobacterium mexicanum genome includes a window with the following:
- a CDS encoding methyl-accepting chemotaxis protein — protein MSLRKRFIFSTVFTVLLIVLMMSYVLSTLNRLQTYNEQYGTQMIELSQLETSLLQEQSLWTSLGEQMSQSTLTQLERIRTTNTETFTTLKQTYLIPEFANHLERATMKYERIGAEVEAAEAGGIAARIQAAKLEGVLNDVNTLLLKNGTFYEALQAEAASETKRLLLVSILLTVFVIVALSVYNFFFARSITHPLERNVEAAEAIAAGRLITLPDSTRRDEIGRLERAMREMTMSLQTVIGSIRVTSMKVNDMTETAAAENEAVVSTTSNITNAVDEMANGAQSIATELQETLESVGIMATSFETSLNQTKQTTEQTSEMTREVAAGIETLTDQEAILARSSERNASLVNRMDDFARKTEEIEKMAKLVEDVAAQTNLLALNAAIEAARAGEAGRGFAVVASEVKKLAEESNVATRSIFGVVQTIRDEVVRLTDMVEESSREQTAQLEAFGMTKQAFNRIHDRTDHVASFVSTIEREMVASSSEVTNVLKRVEEVSGVTEELAAGNEEVAASMKEQQASFDQIFALMQELEGQAAALASQVQHFEEH, from the coding sequence ATGAGCTTACGGAAACGGTTCATCTTTTCGACCGTGTTCACGGTCTTATTGATTGTCTTGATGATGAGTTATGTCTTGTCGACGTTGAATCGTCTGCAAACTTATAACGAGCAGTACGGCACCCAGATGATTGAGTTGTCCCAACTCGAGACGTCGCTCTTGCAGGAGCAGTCCCTGTGGACCTCGCTCGGTGAGCAGATGAGCCAATCGACGCTCACGCAGCTCGAGCGGATTCGGACGACAAACACGGAGACGTTTACGACATTGAAACAGACATATCTTATTCCTGAATTTGCGAACCACCTCGAACGTGCGACGATGAAGTATGAGCGAATCGGAGCCGAGGTCGAGGCGGCCGAGGCCGGCGGAATCGCCGCCCGGATTCAAGCGGCGAAGCTTGAAGGGGTATTGAACGATGTGAATACGCTCCTCTTGAAAAATGGAACATTCTACGAGGCGTTACAAGCCGAGGCGGCGAGTGAGACAAAACGTCTCCTGCTCGTGTCCATATTGTTGACGGTCTTTGTCATCGTCGCACTCAGTGTATACAACTTCTTCTTCGCCCGCTCGATCACCCACCCGCTCGAACGCAATGTCGAGGCGGCGGAAGCAATCGCGGCCGGACGATTGATCACGCTGCCGGATTCGACGCGACGTGATGAAATCGGACGCTTAGAACGAGCGATGCGGGAAATGACGATGTCGCTCCAGACGGTCATCGGTTCCATCCGTGTCACGTCGATGAAAGTGAACGATATGACAGAGACGGCGGCTGCTGAGAACGAGGCCGTGGTCAGTACGACATCGAACATCACGAATGCGGTCGATGAGATGGCGAACGGGGCCCAGTCGATTGCGACCGAACTGCAAGAGACACTTGAATCGGTCGGCATCATGGCGACCTCGTTCGAGACAAGTTTGAACCAGACGAAGCAGACGACCGAACAGACGTCTGAGATGACACGCGAAGTCGCAGCCGGCATCGAGACGTTGACGGACCAGGAAGCGATTTTAGCACGTTCGAGCGAACGTAACGCATCGCTCGTCAACCGGATGGATGATTTCGCCCGGAAAACAGAAGAAATCGAAAAAATGGCGAAGCTCGTGGAAGATGTCGCCGCCCAGACGAACTTGCTCGCCTTGAATGCGGCCATCGAGGCTGCACGGGCAGGGGAGGCAGGACGAGGTTTTGCAGTCGTCGCCAGCGAAGTGAAGAAATTGGCCGAGGAGAGCAACGTGGCGACACGTTCCATCTTTGGTGTCGTCCAGACGATCCGGGACGAGGTCGTCCGCTTGACGGACATGGTCGAAGAGTCGAGTCGGGAACAGACGGCACAGCTCGAGGCGTTCGGAATGACGAAGCAGGCGTTCAACCGAATCCATGACCGCACGGACCACGTCGCCTCGTTTGTCAGTACGATTGAACGCGAGATGGTCGCGTCGAGTTCGGAAGTGACGAACGTCTTGAAACGGGTCGAGGAAGTGAGCGGTGTCACCGAGGAACTTGCGGCGGGGAACGAAGAAGTCGCAGCCTCGATGAAAGAGCAGCAAGCGAGCTTCGATCAGATTTTCGCTTTGATGCAAGAGTTAGAAGGACAAGCCGCGGCACTCGCGAGCCAAGTCCAACATTTTGAAGAGCACTGA
- a CDS encoding IS3 family transposase (programmed frameshift) — MSKKIFTSKEIDALAANPYVKSVSPKGITYTDEFKELFIAQTLEGKFPVEIFRGCGFDVEVLGERRMSSCKNRWTRAYRKDGVMGLRDTRSSNSGRWRDKELSTEERYAKLEAENKLLKAEVELLKEIRLAEGKRKAGLNASQKYELIQGVIIKHKMKGMVSHLCQVAGVSRQGYHAYFSERRRQTRQERESKDVALRDLVLKAFHFKKRKKGARQIKMVLSGHFGVTMNLKCIRRIMRKYNIVCPIRKAKPYKRLIKATAEHRVVPNRLKREFKQGTPYKVLLTDITYIFYGNGKRAYLSTIVDGSTNEVLAHQLSENINLDIVLDTLKRLRKNRRIRLDKDAFIHSDQGGHYTSPTYQKEVKRMKLGQSMSRRGNCWDNAVQESFFGHFKDIVELKACTTFDSLQREIRKTINYYNHHRYQWNMKKMTPVQYRNHLLESA, encoded by the exons GTGTCGAAGAAGATATTTACGTCAAAAGAAATAGATGCGCTAGCCGCAAATCCTTACGTTAAATCTGTGAGCCCGAAAGGGATCACGTATACCGATGAGTTTAAGGAACTTTTTATAGCACAGACGTTGGAAGGAAAGTTCCCTGTGGAAATCTTCCGGGGATGTGGATTCGATGTGGAGGTACTCGGTGAACGGCGTATGAGTTCTTGTAAAAATCGTTGGACACGAGCTTACCGAAAAGATGGGGTAATGGGGCTGCGCGATACACGATCAAGTAATTCAGGACGTTGGAGAGATAAAGAGCTGTCGACAGAAGAACGGTACGCGAAGCTCGAGGCCGAAAACAAACTGTTGAAAGCAGAGGTCGAACTATTAAAGGAGATCCGCCTGGCGGAAGGGA AGAGGAAAGCTGGACTTAACGCATCGCAAAAGTATGAGCTGATTCAAGGTGTCATCATCAAGCACAAAATGAAGGGGATGGTCAGCCATCTCTGCCAGGTGGCCGGGGTGTCACGTCAGGGATACCACGCCTATTTCTCGGAACGGAGGAGACAGACCAGACAGGAGCGCGAATCGAAAGACGTGGCTCTTCGTGACCTCGTTCTGAAGGCGTTCCACTTCAAGAAGCGCAAGAAGGGTGCTAGGCAGATCAAGATGGTGCTGTCTGGTCATTTCGGTGTGACGATGAACCTGAAGTGTATCCGACGTATCATGCGGAAATACAACATCGTGTGTCCAATCCGCAAGGCGAAGCCATACAAACGGCTCATTAAGGCGACGGCCGAGCACCGGGTGGTGCCGAATCGCCTCAAACGCGAATTCAAACAGGGCACTCCCTACAAGGTGCTTCTCACCGATATCACCTACATATTTTACGGGAACGGTAAGCGAGCCTATCTTTCGACCATCGTGGACGGTTCGACCAATGAGGTACTGGCGCATCAACTCTCTGAGAACATCAATCTCGACATTGTATTGGATACGTTGAAGCGTTTACGGAAGAACCGGAGGATTCGCTTGGACAAGGACGCATTCATCCATTCAGATCAAGGAGGGCACTACACGAGCCCGACCTATCAGAAAGAGGTGAAGCGTATGAAGCTAGGTCAATCCATGTCCCGACGGGGCAACTGTTGGGATAACGCTGTCCAGGAATCATTCTTTGGACATTTCAAGGATATCGTCGAGTTAAAGGCCTGTACCACGTTCGATTCACTACAGCGTGAAATCCGAAAAACCATTAACTATTACAACCATCATCGTTATCAATGGAACATGAAAAAGATGACTCCCGTACAGTACAGGAATCATCTCCTTGAATCAGCATAA
- the rnhC gene encoding ribonuclease HIII, translating into MGNQVIKLSTAAQEELIASYRAHAVNPPPHARFSAKTPQCVITVYNSGKVMFQGRDADSEAAKWGTSIKKEPSVPKTVLPEGFSDWSVIGSDEVGKGDYFGPLVVVAAYVPKEKIALVKELGVKDSKLLSDTEIVRIAKDLHVTITYQKATLHNPAYNKMQRTMTQGKMTAIAHNAALSALLQKLDATPDAILIDQFAEKNVYYNHLRSEKAVVKDDVYFSTKAEGLHVAVAAASILARALFLKEMDKLSATLGVTLPKGAGAKVDQVAAELIIRYGQERLNEVAKVHFANTKKAIRLSELKR; encoded by the coding sequence TTGGGCAATCAAGTCATCAAATTGTCGACCGCGGCCCAAGAAGAACTTATCGCGAGTTATCGGGCCCACGCGGTCAATCCACCGCCCCATGCACGATTCAGTGCCAAAACACCTCAGTGTGTGATTACGGTCTACAATTCGGGTAAAGTCATGTTCCAAGGACGCGATGCCGACAGCGAGGCCGCAAAATGGGGAACGAGTATAAAGAAAGAACCAAGTGTGCCTAAAACCGTTCTACCGGAAGGCTTTTCGGACTGGTCTGTCATCGGGAGCGATGAAGTCGGAAAAGGAGATTATTTCGGACCGCTCGTCGTCGTCGCCGCCTATGTGCCGAAAGAGAAAATCGCCCTTGTCAAAGAGCTCGGGGTCAAAGACTCAAAACTGTTGTCCGATACAGAGATCGTCCGCATCGCCAAAGATTTACATGTTACCATCACCTATCAGAAAGCGACGCTGCACAATCCGGCGTATAATAAGATGCAGCGAACGATGACGCAAGGTAAAATGACGGCCATCGCTCATAATGCCGCCTTGTCGGCCTTATTACAGAAGCTCGATGCGACACCGGACGCGATTTTAATCGATCAGTTCGCTGAAAAGAACGTCTATTACAACCATTTGCGATCTGAAAAGGCGGTCGTCAAAGACGACGTCTATTTCTCGACTAAAGCGGAAGGACTGCACGTCGCCGTGGCCGCCGCCTCGATTCTCGCCCGGGCCTTGTTCTTAAAAGAAATGGACAAGTTAAGCGCGACACTCGGGGTCACGTTACCGAAAGGGGCCGGTGCCAAAGTCGATCAAGTCGCTGCCGAGTTGATCATCCGTTACGGTCAAGAACGTTTGAACGAAGTGGCGAAAGTCCACTTCGCCAACACGAAGAAAGCGATCCGTTTGAGTGAGCTGAAACGATAG
- a CDS encoding PTS transporter subunit IIC, which produces MMEVKQYAMDRMIKISAGMASAVLVTLGVGLLIETIGKMAGIETLVLIGQVAKSLLAPALGAGVAYQLGGNTLVLFSAMIAATVGGAALQPTESGLVLVPGQPISALIAAAAAVWLGKRVLGKTKFDMMVVPVTAVLGGGIVGVGAAAVTTPLINSISASITASVNTSPIATSLVIALVFSVMLMSPASSAALAIALQLDPVASAAALIGCTAQFVGFTLMAYRQTDPGGLVASFFVTPKVQFPNVVKNPRVVMPPFIAAMISAPIATLVFSLEVPYEIAGLGLNSLIAPLNILAAQGMDAFLIFVGTGVVLPAVITLLLYKVTCLVGWTKFGDLALEVQ; this is translated from the coding sequence ATGATGGAAGTGAAACAGTACGCAATGGATCGGATGATCAAAATATCAGCAGGAATGGCAAGCGCCGTCCTTGTCACGCTCGGGGTCGGCCTCTTGATTGAAACGATTGGGAAGATGGCCGGAATCGAGACACTCGTCTTGATCGGCCAAGTCGCGAAATCGTTGCTCGCCCCGGCACTCGGTGCCGGTGTCGCCTACCAGCTCGGCGGCAATACCCTCGTTTTGTTCAGTGCGATGATTGCGGCAACCGTCGGTGGTGCGGCGCTCCAACCGACCGAGAGCGGGCTCGTGCTCGTACCTGGTCAACCGATCAGTGCTTTAATCGCGGCCGCGGCTGCGGTTTGGCTTGGTAAACGTGTCCTCGGCAAGACGAAGTTCGACATGATGGTCGTCCCGGTCACAGCCGTCCTCGGCGGCGGGATCGTCGGGGTCGGGGCAGCCGCCGTCACGACACCGCTCATCAACTCGATCAGTGCGAGCATCACCGCTTCGGTCAATACATCGCCAATCGCGACATCGCTCGTCATCGCGCTCGTCTTTAGCGTCATGCTCATGTCGCCTGCTTCATCGGCCGCACTCGCCATCGCGCTCCAGCTCGACCCGGTCGCCAGCGCCGCCGCGTTGATTGGATGTACGGCCCAGTTCGTCGGCTTCACCCTCATGGCGTATCGCCAAACGGATCCGGGCGGGTTGGTCGCCTCGTTTTTCGTCACACCGAAAGTGCAGTTCCCGAACGTCGTCAAAAACCCTCGCGTCGTCATGCCACCTTTTATCGCGGCGATGATCAGCGCTCCGATCGCGACGCTCGTCTTCTCGCTCGAGGTCCCATATGAGATCGCAGGGCTCGGCCTCAACTCGTTGATCGCCCCGCTCAACATCCTTGCCGCGCAAGGAATGGACGCGTTCCTCATCTTCGTCGGAACGGGTGTCGTC
- a CDS encoding helix-hairpin-helix domain-containing protein: MEKWKRYVVVLLIGLFIGVGYMFYSKEPETPMVEQFVATPEPEVEPSVPTEIVVYVTGAVEAPDMYTMPQGARVGDVLSLAVLTDEADPEQLNLAQLLVDGTKVSVPKKGETVVVPAAEEASGGTNGVHVNSATKDELMTVPGIGPAKAEAILNHLKQHGPFKSYEEIGNVKGFGEKTLESMEGYLLVP; this comes from the coding sequence ATGGAGAAGTGGAAACGATATGTCGTCGTGCTGCTGATCGGACTGTTTATCGGGGTGGGCTATATGTTTTATTCGAAAGAACCGGAGACGCCGATGGTCGAACAGTTCGTTGCGACACCCGAACCGGAAGTCGAGCCGAGCGTCCCGACCGAAATCGTCGTCTATGTGACCGGGGCGGTCGAGGCACCGGACATGTATACGATGCCACAAGGTGCGCGTGTCGGTGACGTGTTGTCACTCGCTGTCTTGACGGATGAGGCCGACCCCGAACAATTGAACTTGGCCCAATTGCTCGTCGATGGAACGAAAGTGAGCGTCCCGAAAAAAGGAGAGACGGTCGTTGTGCCGGCCGCTGAAGAGGCGAGCGGGGGGACGAACGGGGTCCATGTCAACAGTGCGACGAAGGACGAACTGATGACCGTACCGGGCATCGGCCCGGCCAAAGCCGAGGCGATTCTCAATCATTTGAAACAACATGGGCCGTTCAAGTCATACGAAGAGATTGGCAACGTCAAAGGATTCGGGGAGAAGACGTTAGAAAGCATGGAAGGTTATTTATTGGTCCCGTGA
- a CDS encoding BMP family lipoprotein: MKKSLIIGLLAACVTWLPGCQSVIDQPEQTVETRQSMGVVLSDVGLGDQSFSDAAMRGMGQLRETGKWFVDYRELAETETYKAGFEQLVADGHDVIIGLGFACQTDLEAVAAEHPEQQFALIDAVSTLPNVISVTFQETEGSALAGAVAGLETESNKIGFIGGVDNELIQKFGTGFELGAKGVNEDVTMLVDYANDFASPEIGRKLAEKQIEAGADVLYAAAGLTGVGVLEAAERNGVKAIGVDSDQSMIAPDAVITSMLKQVDLAIVEIADRVEAKAFNAHVELGIDQGGVGLAALRRVQWDDDETKRFEAFQKQLMEGTLK; encoded by the coding sequence ATGAAGAAATCACTCATCATCGGCTTGTTGGCCGCATGTGTGACTTGGTTGCCCGGTTGTCAGTCTGTCATCGACCAACCGGAACAAACCGTGGAAACACGTCAATCGATGGGCGTCGTCTTGTCCGATGTTGGTCTCGGGGACCAATCGTTCAGCGACGCGGCGATGCGCGGCATGGGGCAACTCCGGGAGACAGGGAAATGGTTCGTCGACTATCGCGAGCTTGCCGAGACGGAGACATATAAAGCGGGGTTCGAACAGCTCGTCGCGGACGGACATGATGTTATCATCGGTCTTGGTTTCGCATGTCAGACGGATCTTGAAGCGGTGGCGGCCGAACATCCAGAGCAACAGTTCGCGTTGATTGATGCCGTATCGACGTTACCTAACGTCATCTCGGTGACGTTCCAAGAGACGGAAGGCAGTGCACTCGCCGGGGCAGTCGCGGGGCTCGAGACGGAATCGAATAAAATCGGTTTCATCGGGGGTGTCGACAACGAGCTGATTCAAAAATTCGGGACCGGCTTCGAGCTCGGTGCAAAAGGCGTGAATGAAGACGTAACGATGCTCGTCGATTACGCCAACGATTTTGCCTCGCCTGAAATCGGACGTAAGTTGGCAGAGAAACAGATTGAAGCCGGAGCAGACGTGCTGTACGCCGCTGCAGGACTGACAGGGGTCGGTGTCTTAGAAGCAGCGGAACGGAACGGCGTGAAAGCGATTGGCGTCGATAGCGACCAATCGATGATCGCACCGGACGCGGTCATCACGTCGATGTTGAAACAAGTCGATTTGGCCATCGTCGAAATCGCGGATCGGGTCGAAGCGAAGGCGTTCAACGCTCACGTCGAACTCGGGATCGATCAAGGCGGTGTCGGTTTGGCCGCTCTTCGTCGTGTCCAATGGGATGACGACGAGACAAAACGGTTCGAGGCGTTTCAGAAACAGTTGATGGAGGGGACGCTGAAATGA
- a CDS encoding alpha/beta fold hydrolase produces the protein MLHYKTYTLSDDHPWVIFIHGAGGSLSHWYRQIRPFKKKYNVLLLDLRGHGGSYNEEQSLNQPLNAYTLDVVVEDVVEVMDHLKIEKGHMVGLSLGTIVIQAMFEHHPERIASVVLGGAIVKFNVRSTLLIRLGSLVQSFVPYMWLYQLFAWILLPKKRHKKSRMMFVRDAANLCQREFIRWFKMTENMNPLLRHFSSIETNVPILYIMGDEDYMFLEAVERTAKHQPTARVQVVSDSGHVVNVDQPDHFNSISMAFIDQQVGSLAASTS, from the coding sequence ATGTTGCATTATAAAACGTACACTTTAAGCGACGACCATCCTTGGGTCATCTTCATCCATGGCGCCGGTGGAAGTCTGTCGCATTGGTATCGTCAAATTCGGCCGTTCAAAAAAAAATATAACGTGCTCTTGCTCGATCTCCGTGGACACGGCGGCTCGTACAACGAAGAACAGTCGTTGAACCAACCGCTGAACGCATATACGCTCGACGTCGTCGTCGAAGACGTCGTCGAAGTCATGGATCATTTGAAGATTGAAAAAGGACATATGGTCGGCCTGTCGCTCGGGACAATCGTCATCCAGGCGATGTTCGAGCACCATCCGGAACGAATCGCTTCCGTCGTGCTCGGTGGGGCCATCGTCAAGTTCAACGTCCGCTCGACGTTGTTGATTCGACTTGGCAGTCTCGTGCAGAGCTTCGTGCCGTACATGTGGCTGTATCAGTTGTTCGCGTGGATCTTGCTACCAAAAAAACGTCATAAAAAATCACGGATGATGTTCGTCCGCGACGCGGCCAACCTATGCCAGCGCGAGTTCATCCGCTGGTTCAAGATGACCGAGAATATGAATCCGTTGCTTCGTCACTTCTCGTCAATCGAGACGAACGTACCGATTCTCTATATTATGGGTGATGAGGACTACATGTTCCTCGAAGCTGTCGAACGGACCGCGAAACATCAACCGACGGCTCGCGTCCAGGTCGTCTCGGACTCGGGTCACGTCGTCAACGTTGACCAACCCGATCACTTCAATTCGATCTCGATGGCGTTCATCGATCAACAAGTCGGCTCACTCGCCGCCAGCACATCTTAA
- a CDS encoding NfeD family protein, protein MESLDQLYWWVLIIAGLGTFLYMLFSDAFDLFDGWFNPAVILSFLALGAGIGLILNALAHVSPMIGLAVALVGSFALTTLLYLFVLLPLSNAEESIGMTDESLVGLVGRLTVPVPEGGYGEVLVESVIGSILKTAQSVDGKAIPSDRRVIIIEVERNIAVVMEYDEPTIRKEF, encoded by the coding sequence ATGGAATCGTTAGATCAGCTGTATTGGTGGGTACTCATCATCGCCGGTCTCGGTACATTTTTGTACATGTTATTTTCAGATGCGTTTGATTTATTCGATGGTTGGTTCAATCCAGCGGTCATCCTGTCATTTTTAGCACTCGGTGCGGGCATCGGCCTCATTTTGAACGCGCTCGCCCATGTGTCCCCGATGATCGGGCTCGCCGTCGCACTCGTCGGATCGTTCGCGCTCACGACGCTCCTGTACTTATTCGTCCTCTTGCCGTTATCGAACGCGGAAGAATCGATCGGGATGACCGATGAATCGCTCGTTGGACTTGTCGGACGGTTGACCGTCCCCGTTCCGGAAGGCGGTTACGGGGAAGTACTCGTCGAATCGGTCATCGGTTCGATTTTAAAGACGGCTCAAAGTGTGGACGGCAAAGCGATTCCGAGTGATCGACGGGTCATCATCATCGAAGTCGAACGAAACATTGCGGTCGTCATGGAATATGACGAGCCGACAATCCGAAAGGAGTTTTAA
- a CDS encoding flotillin family protein, with product MSTAILASIIVGVILLALIFVFVLKYRTVGPDEALIVTGSYLGKKNVHSDASGNRVKIIRGGGTFVLPVFQQAEPLSLLSSKLEVTTPEVYTEQGVPVMADGTAIIKIGGSISEIATAAEQFLGKPKIERENEAKEVLEGHLRSILGSMTVEEIYKNRDKFSQEVQRVASQDLAKMGLVIVSFTIKDVRDKNGYLESLGKPRIAQVKRDADIATAEADKETRIKQAEAMKDAKKAELERASEIAEAEKENQLRIAAYRREQDVAKARADQAYELEEARAKQEVTEQQMQVQIIERQKQIELEEKEIMRREKQYDSEVKKKADADRYAIEQSAEADKARQIASADAEKYRIEAEAKADAERVRLAGVAEADSERAKGEAEAEIIRLTGLAEAEAKQKIAEAFEQYGQAAILDMVVKMLPDYAKQIAAPLGNIDKITVVDTGSGKDGGAGKVTGYATDLMASLQQTLKASSGIDMKDLLDNFAGKGNVQPSANRELSESTFAATEE from the coding sequence ATGAGCACAGCCATATTAGCCAGTATTATCGTCGGGGTGATTTTGCTCGCCTTGATTTTCGTATTCGTGTTGAAGTATCGCACGGTCGGACCAGATGAGGCGCTCATCGTCACCGGCAGTTACTTAGGGAAAAAGAACGTCCATAGCGACGCGTCGGGCAACCGTGTAAAGATTATCCGCGGGGGCGGAACGTTCGTCTTGCCGGTGTTCCAGCAAGCGGAACCGCTCAGCCTTCTTTCGAGCAAACTTGAAGTGACGACGCCGGAAGTGTACACCGAGCAAGGCGTACCGGTCATGGCGGACGGTACGGCCATCATCAAAATCGGTGGCTCGATCAGCGAGATCGCCACGGCGGCCGAGCAGTTCCTCGGCAAACCGAAAATCGAACGCGAGAACGAGGCGAAAGAAGTGCTCGAAGGTCACCTCCGTTCCATCCTCGGTTCGATGACAGTTGAAGAGATTTATAAGAACCGCGATAAGTTCTCACAAGAAGTCCAACGCGTCGCCTCACAAGACTTGGCGAAAATGGGGCTCGTCATCGTGTCGTTCACGATTAAAGATGTTCGTGACAAGAACGGCTATCTCGAATCACTCGGGAAACCACGAATCGCGCAAGTGAAACGCGATGCTGATATCGCAACGGCCGAAGCGGACAAAGAGACACGCATCAAACAAGCAGAAGCGATGAAAGACGCGAAGAAAGCTGAACTCGAACGGGCTTCGGAAATCGCAGAAGCCGAGAAAGAGAACCAGCTCCGCATCGCCGCCTATCGTCGTGAGCAAGACGTCGCCAAGGCCCGGGCCGACCAAGCGTATGAACTTGAAGAAGCCCGCGCCAAACAAGAAGTCACCGAGCAACAGATGCAAGTCCAAATCATCGAGCGTCAAAAGCAAATCGAGCTCGAAGAGAAAGAAATCATGCGTCGTGAGAAACAATACGATTCAGAAGTGAAGAAAAAGGCCGACGCCGACCGCTATGCGATCGAACAGTCAGCGGAAGCCGACAAGGCGCGTCAAATCGCCTCGGCCGATGCCGAGAAATATCGTATCGAAGCGGAAGCGAAAGCTGACGCCGAACGCGTTCGTCTCGCCGGTGTGGCCGAAGCGGACTCGGAACGGGCCAAAGGGGAAGCCGAAGCCGAGATTATCCGCTTGACGGGTCTCGCCGAAGCCGAAGCGAAACAAAAAATCGCCGAAGCGTTCGAACAGTATGGACAGGCTGCCATTCTCGACATGGTCGTCAAGATGCTTCCGGACTACGCGAAACAGATTGCAGCACCGCTTGGCAATATCGACAAGATCACGGTCGTCGATACGGGCAGCGGGAAAGATGGGGGTGCCGGCAAAGTCACAGGCTACGCTACAGACTTGATGGCATCGCTCCAACAGACGCTCAAAGCGTCGTCAGGAATCGACATGAAAGATTTACTCGACAATTTTGCCGGGAAAGGCAACGTCCAGCCGAGCGCGAATCGCGAATTGAGCGAATCGACGTTCGCCGCGACCGAAGAGTGA